In the Camelus bactrianus isolate YW-2024 breed Bactrian camel chromosome 17, ASM4877302v1, whole genome shotgun sequence genome, one interval contains:
- the UQCC5 gene encoding ubiquinol-cytochrome c reductase complex assembly factor 5 produces the protein MFSRAQVRRVLQRVPGKQRLGVYRFLPFFFVLGGTMEWIMIKVRVGQETFYDVYRRKAAERQYQRRLEDASETELQQSIK, from the exons ATGTTTTCCAGGGCCCAAGTGAGGCGGGTTCTGCAGCGGGTGCCTGGGAAGCAGAGACTCGGCGTCTACAGGTTCCTGCCCTTCTTTTTTGTCCTGGGAGGAACGATGGAGTGGATCATGATTAAAGTGCGCGTGGGCCAGGAGACCTTCT ACGATGTCTACCGTAGAAAAGCCGCAGAAAGGCAGTATCAGAGAAGGCTGGAAGATGCATCAGAGACTGAACTTCAGcagtcaataaagtga